From Mannheimia pernigra, one genomic window encodes:
- the hisH gene encoding imidazole glycerol phosphate synthase subunit HisH yields the protein MTNLVIIDTGCANLSSVKFAFDRLGIQAEISRDLNKIQSADKLLLPGVGTAIAAMKNLHDRQLIETIQNATQPMLGICLGMQLMTEFSSEGDVATLGLMSGNTERLPNTGLPLPHMGWNKVNYAKDHPLFHGIEQGNHFYFVHSYAVSPNAHTIATCDYGVPFSAAIANKNFYGVQFHPERSGAAGTTLLRNFVENV from the coding sequence ATGACAAACTTAGTAATCATCGACACAGGCTGTGCCAACCTGTCTTCGGTCAAATTTGCGTTTGACCGTCTTGGCATTCAAGCGGAGATCTCTCGTGATCTCAATAAAATCCAATCCGCCGATAAACTGTTGCTCCCCGGTGTGGGAACGGCAATCGCGGCGATGAAAAATCTGCATGATCGTCAGTTGATTGAAACGATCCAAAACGCCACCCAGCCAATGCTAGGCATCTGTTTGGGTATGCAGCTGATGACTGAATTTTCGAGCGAAGGCGATGTGGCAACGCTCGGCTTGATGAGTGGCAACACCGAACGCTTACCAAACACCGGCTTGCCCTTGCCGCATATGGGCTGGAACAAGGTCAATTACGCTAAAGATCACCCGCTTTTCCACGGCATTGAGCAAGGCAACCATTTTTATTTTGTGCATAGCTATGCGGTCAGCCCGAACGCCCACACCATCGCCACCTGCGACTACGGCGTGCCGTTTTCAGCGGCGATTGCCAATAAAAACTTCTACGGCGTACAGTTTCACCCCGAGCGTTCAGGAGCAGCAGGGACGACGTTGCTAAGGAATTTTGTGGAGAATGTCTAA
- the hisA gene encoding 1-(5-phosphoribosyl)-5-[(5-phosphoribosylamino)methylideneamino]imidazole-4-carboxamide isomerase: MKHSQIIPALDLIDGQVVRLHQGDYAKQTTYSDDPIAQFADYLDQGAEQLHLVDLTGAKDPAKRQTALIGNIINATNCKIQVGGGIRSEQDVADLLAVGANRVVIGSTAVKQTEMVKGWFKKYGAEKFVLALDVNIDASGQKIIAISGWQEASGVLLEELIEDFQTVGLQHVLCTDISRDGTLAGSNVDLYKEICAKYPEIQFQSSGGIGSLADIEALKGTGVAGVIVGRALLEGKFNVAEAIECWQNG, encoded by the coding sequence ATGAAACACTCTCAAATCATCCCCGCCCTCGATCTTATCGACGGGCAAGTGGTGCGGTTGCACCAAGGCGATTATGCCAAACAGACCACTTACAGCGATGACCCTATCGCTCAATTTGCTGATTATCTTGACCAAGGGGCGGAGCAGCTGCATTTGGTAGATTTGACCGGGGCGAAAGATCCAGCCAAACGCCAAACTGCCTTAATCGGCAACATCATTAATGCCACAAACTGCAAAATTCAAGTCGGTGGCGGTATTCGTAGCGAGCAAGATGTGGCAGATTTGCTTGCCGTTGGAGCGAACCGTGTGGTGATTGGCTCGACTGCGGTTAAACAGACTGAAATGGTGAAAGGCTGGTTTAAAAAATATGGGGCGGAAAAATTCGTGCTTGCCCTTGATGTGAATATTGACGCAAGCGGTCAAAAAATCATCGCAATTAGCGGATGGCAAGAGGCGAGTGGTGTGTTGCTCGAAGAGCTGATCGAAGACTTTCAAACGGTTGGTTTGCAGCACGTGCTTTGCACCGACATCTCTCGGGACGGCACGCTGGCTGGCTCGAATGTGGACTTATACAAAGAAATTTGTGCCAAATATCCTGAAATTCAGTTCCAATCCTCAGGCGGTATTGGCTCGCTTGCCGACATTGAAGCCTTAAAAGGCACAGGTGTGGCGGGCGTGATTGTGGGGCGAGCGTTGCTTGAAGGAAAATTTAATGTAGCGGAGGCAATAGAATGTTGGCAAAACGGATAA
- the hisF gene encoding imidazole glycerol phosphate synthase subunit HisF, producing the protein MLAKRIIPCLDVRDGQVVKGVQFRNHEIIGDIVPLAQRYADEGADELVFYDITASSDGRTVDKSWVERVAQVIDIPFCVAGGIKTIADAEQIFAFGADKISINSPALADPDLISRLADRFGVQAIVVGIDSWFEQETGKYWVNQYTGDEKRTRQTNWQLLDWVAEVQKRGAGEIVLNMMNQDGVRNGYDLVQLKKVREVCQVPLIASGGAGEMVHFRDAFIDAKVDGALAASVFHKRIIDIGELKAYLAAEGVEVRR; encoded by the coding sequence ATGTTGGCAAAACGGATAATTCCTTGTTTGGACGTGCGTGACGGACAGGTCGTCAAAGGCGTGCAGTTTCGCAATCATGAAATTATTGGTGACATTGTGCCGCTCGCCCAGCGTTATGCAGACGAGGGTGCAGACGAGCTGGTGTTTTATGACATCACCGCATCAAGCGACGGTCGCACGGTGGATAAAAGCTGGGTGGAGCGTGTGGCACAGGTGATTGACATTCCGTTTTGCGTGGCGGGTGGGATTAAAACCATTGCTGATGCTGAGCAAATTTTTGCATTCGGGGCGGATAAAATTTCGATCAATTCACCAGCCCTTGCTGATCCTGATTTGATTAGCCGTTTGGCAGATCGTTTTGGCGTGCAAGCAATCGTGGTTGGCATTGATAGCTGGTTCGAGCAAGAAACGGGCAAATACTGGGTCAATCAATACACCGGCGATGAAAAACGCACTCGCCAAACCAACTGGCAGTTGCTTGACTGGGTGGCAGAAGTGCAAAAACGTGGAGCAGGTGAAATCGTGCTGAATATGATGAACCAAGACGGTGTACGTAATGGCTACGATTTGGTGCAGCTGAAAAAAGTGCGTGAAGTTTGCCAAGTCCCACTCATCGCCTCAGGCGGTGCAGGCGAAATGGTGCATTTCCGTGATGCTTTTATTGATGCAAAAGTTGATGGAGCCTTGGCGGCAAGTGTGTTTCATAAGCGGATTATTGATATTGGTGAGCTGAAGGCGTATTTGGCGGCGGAAGGGGTTGAGGTTCGTAGATAA
- a CDS encoding methylated-DNA--[protein]-cysteine S-methyltransferase has protein sequence MVTQNNPPKSYSLFPFNSEAELLVFKKDFQKALGISLGKYVRLRRVDYLLHQINEKFKQTLSANYIETPLGEMLAIFSEKGLCLLEFCDRKMLESELLALQKNLKANFIFQTTEQSIQLTQELSEYFAGERKNFSIPLDIIGTEFQKSVWQALLNIPYGSTSSYKLQAESMGKLSAIRAIAAANGRNQISIIIPCHRVIGSDGDLVGYGGGVDRKRALLKLEKTFN, from the coding sequence TTGGTTACCCAAAATAATCCGCCAAAATCTTATTCTCTTTTTCCCTTTAATTCAGAGGCTGAATTATTGGTATTTAAAAAAGATTTTCAAAAAGCACTTGGCATATCTTTAGGAAAATATGTGCGTTTAAGACGTGTTGATTATTTATTACATCAAATCAACGAAAAGTTTAAACAAACCTTAAGTGCTAATTATATTGAGACTCCTTTGGGTGAAATGTTAGCCATATTCTCGGAAAAAGGCTTGTGTTTATTAGAGTTCTGCGATAGAAAAATGTTAGAAAGCGAGCTGTTGGCTTTACAAAAAAATCTCAAAGCGAATTTTATTTTTCAAACCACCGAACAAAGTATTCAACTTACGCAAGAGCTTAGTGAATATTTTGCTGGAGAAAGAAAAAATTTTAGCATTCCTCTTGATATTATTGGCACAGAATTTCAAAAAAGTGTTTGGCAAGCGTTACTGAATATTCCTTATGGGTCAACCAGCAGCTATAAATTGCAAGCAGAGTCTATGGGTAAACTCAGTGCGATTAGAGCCATAGCTGCAGCTAATGGGCGAAATCAAATTTCTATTATTATTCCTTGCCATCGTGTGATAGGTAGCGATGGTGATTTAGTAGGTTATGGCGGTGGAGTTGATCGAAAGAGAGCCTTATTGAAATTAGAAAAGACTTTTAATTAA
- the hisIE gene encoding bifunctional phosphoribosyl-AMP cyclohydrolase/phosphoribosyl-ATP diphosphatase HisIE: MQNIDWQKVDGLLPVIVQNAQTCEVLMLGYMNAEALEKTLNEKRVTFYSRTKQRLWTKGETSGNFLNVVDFSLDCDNDTLLILANPIGETCHTGAESCFHQFEQEQPDWIFFSKFERMIAERKNADPDSSYTAKLYAKGTPKIAQKVGEEAVESVIAAMKNDREELVSEVADLAYHLTVLLHNADLSWAEVNAKLKERHKGIGLHPEGSNK, encoded by the coding sequence ATGCAAAATATTGATTGGCAAAAAGTGGACGGTTTATTGCCCGTTATCGTCCAAAATGCCCAAACCTGCGAAGTGTTAATGCTTGGCTATATGAACGCCGAAGCCCTAGAAAAAACGCTCAATGAAAAACGAGTGACGTTCTACTCTCGCACCAAGCAACGCTTATGGACAAAAGGTGAAACCTCGGGCAATTTTTTGAATGTGGTGGATTTCAGCCTTGATTGCGACAACGATACCCTGCTCATTCTTGCTAATCCGATTGGTGAAACTTGTCACACCGGGGCAGAGAGCTGTTTTCATCAATTTGAACAAGAACAGCCCGATTGGATCTTTTTCTCTAAATTCGAGCGAATGATCGCAGAGCGTAAAAATGCGGATCCAGATAGTTCTTATACGGCTAAACTTTACGCCAAAGGCACGCCGAAAATTGCTCAAAAAGTGGGAGAAGAAGCGGTGGAGAGCGTGATTGCAGCAATGAAAAATGATCGGGAAGAGTTAGTAAGCGAAGTGGCGGATCTGGCTTACCATTTAACGGTGTTATTGCACAACGCAGATCTCTCTTGGGCGGAAGTGAATGCAAAATTGAAAGAACGCCATAAAGGGATTGGCTTGCACCCTGAGGGTTCAAATAAATAA
- the hslO gene encoding Hsp33 family molecular chaperone HslO, which yields MNYTKDNDKLYRYLFKDRAVRGEWVRLNNTFTETLNTHAYPKAVQNLLGEMLVATSLLTATMKFNGTITVQIQGDGPLKLAVVNGNDNQQLRALARVQADIPDNATLAEMLGNGVLVISIIPTDGERYQGVIALDKPTIRECLEDYFERSEQLQTHLIIRNGEYDGKAVAAGMLLQIMPDGTGTRDDFEHLATLTETVKDEELFGLEAEELLYRLYHEEQVEIYPPQDTEFKCGCSRERSGSALLLVPADEIDEMLAEKQGVIDMQCECCGTQYFFDKTAIEGFKEEAEKLSQLGLN from the coding sequence ATGAACTACACCAAAGACAACGACAAACTCTATCGCTATTTATTCAAAGATCGTGCGGTGCGTGGCGAATGGGTGCGTTTAAATAATACGTTCACGGAAACGCTCAACACCCACGCCTATCCCAAAGCCGTGCAAAATTTGCTCGGCGAAATGCTCGTTGCCACCAGCCTTTTAACCGCCACAATGAAATTTAACGGCACGATCACCGTGCAAATTCAAGGCGATGGCCCGTTAAAATTAGCGGTGGTAAACGGCAACGATAATCAACAACTACGTGCTTTAGCCCGTGTTCAAGCAGACATTCCAGACAATGCCACATTAGCAGAGATGCTAGGCAACGGCGTGTTGGTCATTTCGATTATCCCAACAGATGGCGAACGCTATCAAGGCGTAATTGCCTTAGATAAACCCACGATTCGTGAATGTTTGGAAGATTATTTTGAGCGTTCAGAACAGCTACAAACGCACCTAATTATTCGCAACGGCGAATATGATGGCAAAGCAGTGGCGGCTGGAATGTTGCTACAAATTATGCCAGATGGCACAGGAACTCGTGATGATTTCGAGCATTTAGCCACCTTAACTGAAACGGTAAAAGACGAAGAATTATTCGGCTTGGAAGCAGAGGAATTGCTTTACCGCCTCTACCACGAAGAACAAGTGGAAATCTATCCGCCACAAGATACCGAGTTCAAATGCGGCTGCTCAAGAGAGCGTTCAGGCTCGGCATTACTGCTCGTGCCAGCAGACGAAATCGACGAGATGTTAGCGGAAAAACAAGGCGTGATCGATATGCAATGCGAATGCTGCGGCACCCAATATTTCTTTGATAAAACAGCGATTGAAGGCTTTAAAGAAGAAGCAGAAAAATTAAGTCAATTAGGCTTAAATTAA
- the hslR gene encoding ribosome-associated heat shock protein Hsp15, with protein MKNKNEKEKQEIRLDKWLWAARFYKTRTIAKAMIEGGKVHYNGQRAKVSKAVEIGATIKLRQGNEEKEIEVLALNDQRRGALEAQLLYQETEKSVKHREAMAFARKANALSMPHPDRRPNKKERRELIKFKEQEFG; from the coding sequence ATGAAAAATAAAAACGAAAAAGAAAAACAGGAAATCCGTTTAGACAAATGGCTTTGGGCAGCTCGCTTTTACAAAACACGCACCATTGCAAAGGCGATGATTGAAGGTGGAAAAGTGCATTATAACGGGCAACGAGCGAAAGTAAGTAAAGCGGTAGAAATTGGTGCAACCATCAAACTCCGTCAAGGCAACGAAGAAAAAGAGATCGAAGTGTTGGCATTAAACGACCAACGACGCGGAGCCTTAGAGGCACAACTGCTCTATCAAGAAACGGAAAAAAGCGTCAAGCACCGTGAGGCAATGGCATTTGCCCGTAAAGCAAATGCCCTTTCTATGCCACACCCAGATCGCCGTCCAAACAAAAAAGAGCGGAGAGAGTTAATCAAATTCAAAGAACAAGAATTTGGCTAA
- the nudE gene encoding ADP compounds hydrolase NudE, producing the protein MRKQLPDILKITTLAKTRIFEVQSIDLRFSNGEERVYERLTPQRRSAVLVMPIQDNELIMIKEYAVGSERYELSFPKGIVDAGEEPIESANRELQEEIGFGAKKLDFLRSLYSSPSHMYGLMHVFVAEDLYLSKLEGDEPEPLEIVRYPLDKIDDLLADPCFAESRNLSALFMLRDYLKNK; encoded by the coding sequence ATGAGAAAACAGCTTCCTGACATTCTAAAAATTACCACGCTTGCGAAAACACGTATTTTCGAGGTGCAATCTATTGATCTGCGTTTTTCTAATGGAGAAGAGCGGGTTTACGAACGTTTAACACCACAGCGTCGTTCTGCGGTGCTGGTAATGCCAATTCAAGATAATGAATTGATTATGATTAAAGAGTATGCCGTTGGCTCTGAGCGTTATGAGTTAAGTTTTCCAAAAGGTATTGTTGATGCAGGCGAGGAGCCAATTGAGAGTGCTAACCGAGAATTGCAGGAAGAGATAGGTTTTGGGGCGAAAAAATTAGATTTTTTGCGTTCACTTTACAGTTCTCCAAGCCATATGTATGGTTTAATGCACGTTTTTGTGGCAGAAGATCTTTACCTTTCTAAATTAGAGGGTGATGAGCCTGAACCATTGGAAATAGTACGTTATCCGTTAGATAAAATTGATGATTTATTAGCAGATCCCTGTTTTGCAGAATCACGTAATTTATCTGCGTTGTTTATGTTAAGAGATTATTTGAAAAATAAATAA
- the cysQ gene encoding 3'(2'),5'-bisphosphate nucleotidase CysQ, producing MQTLNQQLLDNIIAIAKEAGEHLIQFYTRSVAVKIKPDDTPVTEADLFISQLLTERLTQLTPDIPVLSEESCNIALSERNQWQEYWIIDPLDGTQQFINRTDQFSIVIGLVQKRGEKNQPVLGVIYAPIVEKLYFAMEASGAFLQENGKTRPLVSTPYCEEKPLVITVGSQIQADKALQTVGGREVQFLQYGSSSLKAGLVAEGKADCYIRFGDTGEWDTAVAEVLLKEVGGAVFDFDFSPLTYNLRETFINPYFVMVKNSSLNWDKIFLFK from the coding sequence ATGCAAACGTTAAACCAACAACTACTTGATAATATTATCGCCATTGCGAAAGAGGCTGGTGAGCACTTAATACAGTTCTACACTCGTTCGGTAGCGGTGAAAATTAAGCCAGATGATACCCCAGTGACAGAAGCAGATCTGTTTATTAGCCAATTATTAACCGAACGTTTAACACAACTTACGCCAGATATTCCTGTTTTGTCTGAGGAAAGTTGCAATATTGCCTTGTCTGAGCGTAATCAATGGCAGGAATATTGGATTATCGATCCGTTAGATGGCACTCAGCAATTTATTAACCGTACAGATCAGTTTTCGATTGTGATTGGTTTGGTGCAGAAAAGAGGCGAGAAAAATCAGCCTGTGTTGGGTGTAATTTACGCGCCAATCGTGGAGAAACTCTATTTTGCTATGGAAGCAAGCGGTGCATTTTTGCAAGAAAATGGCAAAACTCGACCGCTTGTAAGCACGCCTTACTGTGAGGAAAAACCGTTAGTGATTACTGTTGGTAGCCAAATTCAAGCCGATAAAGCCTTGCAAACTGTAGGTGGGCGTGAGGTTCAGTTTTTGCAATATGGTTCAAGTAGTTTAAAAGCAGGCTTGGTGGCGGAAGGTAAAGCGGATTGTTATATTCGTTTTGGTGATACTGGCGAGTGGGATACCGCTGTGGCAGAAGTGTTGCTTAAAGAAGTGGGGGGAGCTGTGTTCGACTTTGATTTCTCGCCATTAACTTATAACCTGCGTGAAACCTTTATTAATCCTTACTTTGTGATGGTTAAAAACAGCTCACTAAATTGGGATAAAATATTTTTATTCAAATAG
- the zwf gene encoding glucose-6-phosphate dehydrogenase: MNNAENSCVVIFGASGDLTFRKLIPALYNLYKIGRLGEHFSVLGVSRSDLTDKTFRKKMRDALVKFEKAEGDELDSFCEHLYYQALNTSDAADYAKLLPRLGELHEKYQTAGNTLYYLSTPPSLYGTIPECLAAHDLTTEETGWKRIIVEKPFGYDIETAKKLDVQIHKYFAEHQIYRIDHYLGKETVQNLLVLRFSNGLFEPLWNRNFIDYVEITGAESIGVEDRGGYYDDSGAMRDMFQNHLLQVLAMVAMEPPAIINANSMRDEVAKVLHCLHPLTEEDVKNNVVLGQYARATVDGKELPAYVEENGVPPDSNTETFMAVKCEIDNWRWAGVPFYVRTGKRLPTRITEIVIHFKTTPHPVFSQNAPENKLIIRVQPDEGISMRFGLKKPGAGFEAKEVSMDFRYSDLSSSSSLLTAYERLLLDALKGDATLFARTDAVHACWRFVQPILEYKANRGRVYEYESGTWGPTEADKLIAKHGRVWRKPSGMMKKKV, from the coding sequence ATGAATAATGCTGAAAATAGTTGCGTGGTCATTTTTGGTGCGTCTGGCGATTTAACCTTTCGTAAACTGATTCCTGCACTTTATAATTTATACAAAATTGGAAGATTGGGCGAACATTTCTCGGTATTAGGCGTTTCTCGTTCTGATTTAACCGATAAAACCTTTCGTAAAAAAATGCGTGATGCGTTAGTAAAATTTGAGAAAGCAGAAGGAGATGAATTAGATTCATTTTGTGAACATCTCTATTATCAAGCATTAAATACTTCTGATGCGGCAGATTATGCCAAATTACTTCCTCGTCTTGGTGAATTACACGAAAAATATCAAACCGCAGGTAACACGCTTTACTATCTCTCAACACCACCGAGCTTATACGGTACGATTCCTGAATGTTTAGCCGCTCACGATTTGACGACTGAAGAAACTGGCTGGAAGCGTATTATTGTTGAAAAACCGTTTGGCTATGATATTGAAACCGCAAAAAAATTAGATGTTCAAATTCATAAATACTTTGCAGAACATCAAATCTACCGTATTGACCACTATTTAGGTAAAGAAACGGTACAAAACTTGCTTGTGTTACGCTTTTCAAATGGTTTATTTGAGCCGCTTTGGAATCGCAACTTTATTGATTATGTGGAAATTACTGGTGCGGAATCTATAGGCGTAGAAGATCGTGGCGGTTATTATGATGATTCGGGGGCAATGCGTGATATGTTCCAAAATCATCTATTGCAAGTGTTAGCAATGGTAGCAATGGAACCGCCTGCGATTATTAACGCCAACTCAATGCGTGATGAAGTCGCGAAAGTGTTGCACTGTTTGCATCCATTAACCGAAGAAGATGTTAAAAATAACGTGGTGTTAGGGCAGTATGCACGTGCCACGGTTGATGGTAAAGAGTTACCTGCTTATGTAGAAGAAAATGGCGTGCCTCCAGATTCAAACACGGAAACGTTTATGGCGGTAAAATGTGAGATTGATAACTGGCGTTGGGCTGGCGTGCCTTTCTATGTGCGTACGGGTAAGCGTTTACCAACGCGTATTACTGAAATTGTAATTCACTTTAAAACTACGCCACATCCAGTATTTAGCCAAAATGCACCAGAGAATAAACTCATTATTCGTGTTCAACCTGATGAAGGTATTTCAATGCGTTTTGGCTTAAAAAAACCAGGGGCTGGTTTTGAGGCGAAGGAAGTGTCGATGGATTTCCGCTATTCAGATCTAAGCTCTTCTTCAAGCCTATTAACGGCTTATGAACGCTTATTGTTAGATGCGTTAAAAGGCGATGCAACACTTTTTGCTCGTACCGATGCAGTTCACGCTTGCTGGCGATTTGTGCAGCCGATTTTGGAATACAAAGCAAATCGTGGTCGTGTTTATGAATATGAATCTGGCACTTGGGGTCCGACAGAAGCGGATAAGCTCATTGCAAAACACGGCAGAGTATGGCGTAAACCATCAGGAATGATGAAGAAAAAGGTTTAA
- the pgl gene encoding 6-phosphogluconolactonase yields MQTKIFPTAQSAVEQIAKEFKAYSEQNRPVHISLSGGSTPKLLFKTLAQAPFNTEIQWQNLHFWWGDDRMVHPTDPESNYGEVQKLLFDHIQIPAENIHRIRGEENVELELARFSVELTACVPNLAFDWIILGMGTDGHTASLFPHQTDFNDPAVAVIAKHPETGQIRISKTATLIEKAKRITYLVTGSSKAEIVKEIQTTLAENLPYPAAKIKAKNGVTEWVLDSDAAKYL; encoded by the coding sequence ATGCAAACTAAGATTTTCCCAACAGCACAATCTGCAGTCGAGCAAATCGCTAAAGAGTTTAAAGCCTACAGCGAACAAAACCGCCCAGTGCATATTTCACTTTCTGGTGGTTCAACGCCGAAATTATTATTTAAAACGTTGGCTCAAGCTCCATTTAACACCGAAATTCAGTGGCAAAATCTCCATTTTTGGTGGGGTGATGATCGTATGGTTCATCCAACCGATCCAGAAAGTAACTACGGCGAAGTACAAAAATTATTGTTCGACCATATTCAAATTCCAGCAGAAAATATTCATCGCATTCGTGGTGAAGAAAACGTAGAGCTAGAACTTGCAAGATTTTCGGTAGAATTGACCGCTTGTGTGCCAAATTTAGCCTTTGATTGGATTATTTTAGGTATGGGAACAGACGGCCACACCGCCTCGCTTTTTCCACACCAAACTGATTTTAACGATCCCGCTGTTGCTGTAATTGCGAAGCACCCAGAAACAGGGCAAATCCGCATTTCTAAAACCGCCACACTTATTGAAAAAGCAAAACGGATTACTTACTTAGTAACAGGCAGTTCAAAAGCGGAAATTGTAAAAGAAATCCAAACCACACTGGCAGAAAATTTACCTTACCCAGCAGCAAAAATTAAAGCGAAAAATGGCGTAACGGAGTGGGTGTTGGATAGCGATGCGGCGAAATATCTTTAG
- a CDS encoding aspartate/glutamate racemase family protein, with protein sequence MKTLGILGGMSAESTVSYYININRAVNQALGGNSSAKILISSVNFEEIVQYQKQGNWQRSGEVLAEQARLLEQAGAEGILLATNTMHKIADQISNPISVPFLHILDCVADSIQAKGLSKVALLGTQFTMSDNFYRDGLLERGITPIVPDESTQKEIHRIIFDELCLGKIEESSKSFYLETIKKLQEQGAEGVILGCTEIGLLIKQSDSELPFFDTAELHSQMAVQFILGH encoded by the coding sequence ATGAAAACACTTGGTATTTTGGGTGGAATGAGTGCAGAAAGCACAGTTTCTTATTATATAAATATTAACCGTGCTGTTAATCAAGCATTGGGTGGTAACTCTAGTGCTAAAATTCTCATCTCAAGTGTGAATTTTGAAGAAATTGTACAATATCAGAAGCAAGGTAATTGGCAACGCTCAGGAGAAGTGCTTGCAGAGCAAGCTAGATTATTAGAACAAGCAGGAGCTGAGGGGATTTTATTAGCAACTAATACAATGCATAAAATAGCTGATCAAATTAGCAATCCTATTTCGGTTCCATTTCTGCATATTTTAGATTGTGTTGCAGATAGCATTCAAGCAAAAGGATTGAGCAAAGTCGCTCTACTTGGCACACAGTTTACAATGAGCGATAATTTTTATCGTGATGGTTTACTTGAGCGGGGTATTACGCCTATTGTGCCAGACGAAAGCACGCAAAAAGAGATTCATCGGATTATTTTTGATGAATTATGCTTAGGGAAAATTGAAGAAAGTTCAAAATCGTTTTATCTTGAAACCATTAAGAAGCTGCAGGAACAAGGGGCAGAAGGTGTTATTTTAGGCTGTACTGAAATTGGTTTATTGATTAAACAATCAGACAGCGAATTACCGTTTTTTGATACCGCAGAATTGCATAGCCAAATGGCGGTGCAGTTTATTTTAGGTCACTAA